A genomic region of Vitis vinifera cultivar Pinot Noir 40024 chromosome 7, ASM3070453v1 contains the following coding sequences:
- the LOC104878082 gene encoding uncharacterized protein LOC104878082 — translation MKVYQQHPWLHQVKITPGGDTALHIAVWDCKESRVVAKMVKLVRDHPQQSEGVLKSKDEQGNTPLHLAATIGNVSMCKCITREPNDLVSIGNKDGENPIFLAARHEEVEIELGADSKCATKDEGEKLKVKLLEEKVLDIEKV, via the exons ATGAAAGTATACCAGCAACACCCATGGCTCCACCAGGTAAAGATCACCCCAGGCGGTGACACAGCACTGCATATAGCTGTCTGGGATTGCAAAGAAAGCCGGGTTGTTGCAAAAATGGTTAAGCTTGTTAGAGATCATCCTCAGCAATCTGAGGGTGTTCTAAAATCAAAAGACGAGCAAGGGAATACCCCTCTCCATTTGGCAGCAACGATAGGAAATGTTTCAATGTGCAAATGCATTACTAGGGAGCCCAATGATCTGGTAAGTATTGGTAATAAAGATGGGGAAAACCCCATCTTCTTGGCTGCTCGCCATG AAGAGGTCGAGATTGAACTTGgtgcggactccaagtgtgctacGAAAGATGAAGGTGAGAAGTTGAAagtgaag TTGTTGGAAGAGAAAGTTCTTGACATTGAGAAagtctaa
- the LOC104878079 gene encoding uncharacterized protein LOC104878079 → MHADPRQQLENKTDKQNGKDPNIYMSPLLVAARHGNTEMVEKILQIQPAAILEMDPANKNIFLLAAEHKRFEVLELLREKFSNMKSAFRAVDNMGNNALHAAAKYRPGRWIGIPDGLQMQVETILFETVKKSVPEYILGGSNNENMTPKEVFEHTHAKLVETCRKWLKDISNQCSGLAGIIASVTFATSTAIPGGVTEKDRPKLENQLGFTIFAVSSLIALSSSVTSAVVFLTIANSRHETGHFARKVPRMLFFGFFTLFISIAATLISFCGAHIYILGYKLKYAAIPLYALVVLPTRVFSLAQFRKSCLQLALATFEMNVDGSG, encoded by the exons ATGCATGCAGATCCTAGACAACAGCTGGAGAACAAAACTGACAAGCAGAATGGAAAGGATCCTAACATATACATGTCACCATTGTTAGTTGCAGCAAGACATGGTAACACAGAAATGGTGGAGAAAATCCTTCAAATTCAACCGGCAGCCATTCTGGAAATGGACCCAGCAAATAAGAACATATTTCTATTGGCAGCGGAGCATAAACGTTTCGAAGTACTCGAGCTCTTACGGGAGAAGTTCAGTAATATGAAGAGTGCATTTCGTGCAGTCGACAATATGGGGAATAATGCATTGCATGCTGCTGCCAAGTATAGGCCTGGGCGTTGGATTGGCATTCCGGATGGTTTGCAAATGCAAGTGGAAACGATTCTATTTGAG ACCGTGAAGAAGTCAGTGCCAGAATATATCTTAGGTGGCTCCAATAATGAGAATATGACCCCAAAGGAGGTATTCGAACACACACACGCAAAGCTCGTAGAAACATGCAGGAAATGGCTTAAGGACATCTCCAACCAATGCTCTGGCCTAGCGGGAATCATTGCATCCGTTACCTTTGCTACATCAACTGCTATACCTGGCGGTGTCACCGAAAAGGACAGACCTAAACTTGAAAACCAGCTAGGGTTTACAATCTTTGCAGTTTCATCACTCATTGCTCTTTCCTCCTCAGTAACTTCGGCCGTGGTGTTTCTCACCATTGCCAACTCCAGGCATGAAACGGGACATTTTGCTAGGAAAGTGCCAAGGATGCTTTTCTTTGGCTTCTTCACTCTCTTCATATCAATAGCGGCAACGTTGATATCCTTCTGTGGGGCGCACATCTATATCCTTGGATATAAACTGAAGTATGCTGCAATTCCACTCTATGCACTCGTAGTCCTGCCAACAAGGGTCTTTTCTCTGGCGCAGTTTCGTAAGTCCTGCCTCCAACTTGCATTGGCCACCTTCGAGATGAACGTTGACGGCAGTGGCTGA
- the LOC100259671 gene encoding ankyrin repeat-containing protein NPR4, with translation MVLWNLIKLPGFEKHTEANKPDSENPGKNQRDASQNQGKQSSNGVDKQPQLFPPNYYISIELIKFIYRAMLVVLGLGSKQIKKIHSKKEKHLWSIQIMNKLLDSSSSEYDSSAGSQPLTTKEADETDAFKEIEANDTKRMKTSSENEKRQQKKKNDEKAKETDEMAKKETPILIAAKNGIVEMVVRILELFPVAIHDMNSEKKNIVLLAVENRQTHVYALLLKREILKDSIFHVVDHEGNSALHLAAKLNDRHPWRIPGAALQMQWEIKWYEFVKNSMPIHFFVRYNNNNKTAREVFTESHADLVDKGGKWLNDTSNSCSVVAALIATVAFATSATVPGGVKEGIGVPTLENQPAFNVFSISSLIALCFSVTSVVMFLAILTSRHQEKDFGSDLPKKLLFGLSSLFISIAAILVSFCAGHFFVLKDELKYFAFPIYAVTCLPVTFFAVMQFPLYLDLICATFKKVPQRSYVAVS, from the exons ATGGTACTGTGGAACCTGATTAAATTACCAG GATTTGAGAAGCACACAGAGGCGAATAAGCCTGATTCGGAGAACCCTGGAAAAAACCAACGTGATGCATCCCAGAATCAAG GCAAACAATCAAGTAATGGAGTCGACAAACAACCTCAACTATTTCCCCCAAATTATTATATAAGTATCGAGCTGATCAAATTTATATACAGAGCAATGCTCGTCGTACTTGGATTAG GATCGAAACAGATAAAGAAGATACATTCAAAGAAAGAGAAGCACTTATGGTCCATTCAAATAATGAACAAGCTACTTGACTCTTCTTCAAGTGAGTATGATAGTTCAGCCGGAAGTCAACCATTGACAACTAAGGAAGCAGATGAAACAGATGCTTTTAAGGAGATTGAGGCCAATGATACAAAGAGAATGAAAACATCATCGGAAAATGAGAAAAGACAGCAAA agaagaaaaatgatgaaaaggcAAAGGAGACTGATGAAATGGCAAAGAAGGAGACACCAATACTAATTGCAGCAAAGAATGGAATAGTAGAAATGGTGGTGAGAATCCTTGAACTTTTCCCTGTGGCCATTCATGACATGAACTCGGAGAAGAAGAACATTGTTCTATTGGCAGTGGAAAATAGACAAACTCATGTTTATGCTCTTTTACTCAAGAGGGAAATTTTGAAAGACAGTATATTTCATGTTGTGGATCATGAAGGTAACAGTGCTTTGCATCTTGCTGCAAAGTTGAACGACAGACATCCTTGGCGAATTCCTGGTGCAGCCTTACAAATGCAATGGGAAATTAAGTGGTACGAG TTCGTGAAAAACTCCATGCCAATCCATTTCTTTGTCCGctacaataacaacaacaaaacaGCAAGAGAGGTATTCACAGAGAGCCACGCAGATCTCGTAGATAAAGGTGGCAAGTGGCTCAACGACACCTCCAACTCATGCTCCGTCGTGGCAGCCCTCATAGCCACCGTCGCATTCGCAACATCCGCCACTGTTCCAGGCGGTGTCAAGGAAGGAATTGGCGTGCCCACTCTGGAAAACCAGCCAGCTTTTAATGTCTTCTCCATTTCATCTCTCATCGCTCTATGCTTCTCGGTAACCTCCGTGGTCATGTTTCTGGCCATTCTGACATCAAGGCACCAAGAAAAGGACTTCGGCAGTGATTTGCCTAAGAAGCTGTTGTTTGGGTTATCGTCTCTCTTTATATCCATTGCGGCCATTTTGGTCTCCTTCTGTGCAGGCCATTTCTTTGTTCTAAAGGATGAACTGAAGTACTTTGCATTTCCGATATATGCCGTGACGTGCTTGCCGGTGACCTTTTTTGCGGTAATGCAATTCCCATTATACCTTGATCTGATATGTGCTACCTTCAAGAAGGTGCCACAAAGAAGCTACGTAGCAGTTTCATGA
- the LOC132254054 gene encoding uncharacterized protein LOC132254054: MVVVLTSSCFCSLVLGESMATLMLQIAEQDQEVEQIKKDLFKLAMQGKWNNVVKIYEKKPQAHRAKITRSGDTALHIAVSDRKEFIVEELVKCITDEEAKEASTSLPEGKGKQAEKSEHPLEIANERGNTPLHLAASIGNVRMCLCIAGGHRELVGIRNSEKETPLFLAALHGKKEAFLCLHGLCKPGEHYNYCRRGDGETILHCAISGEYFG; this comes from the coding sequence ATGGTAGTGGTGCTTACTAGTAGTTGCTTTTGTTCACTTGTTCTAGGAGAATCGATGGCAACTCTAATGCTGCAGATAGCTGAGCAAGATCAAGAGGTGGAGCAGATAAAGAAAGATTTGTTCAAATTGGCCATGCAAGGCAAGTGGAACAATGTCGTCAAGATCTATGAGAAAAAACCACAGGCTCACAGGGCCAAGATCACTAGATCAGGGGACACAGCATTGCATATAGCTGTCTCGGATCGCAAAGAATTTATAGTAGAAGAGCTAGTCAAATGTATCACTGATGAGGAAGCTAAGGAAGCGAGTACTAGCTTGCCAGAAGGTAAGGGAAAACAAGCAGAAAAATCTGAACACCCTCTTGAGATAGCCAACGAGCGGGGGAATACCCCTCTCCATCTAGCAGCGTCAATTGGAAATGTTCGAATGTGCCTGTGCATTGCTGGAGGGCACAGGGAACTGGTGGGTATTCGCAACAGTGAAAAAGAGACACCTCTCTTCTTGGCCGCTCTTCATGGTAAGAAAGAAGCATTCCTTTGTCTCCATGGCTTATGTAAACCTGGAGAACACTATAACTACTGTCGAAGGGGCGATGGCGAAACTATTCTTCATTGTGCCATCTCTGGAGAATACTTCGGTTAG